From one Shewanella sp. GD04112 genomic stretch:
- a CDS encoding collagen-binding domain-containing protein, whose amino-acid sequence MDNLRPALGNKEHGAVLLIVLVFSLLASLLVVTSLRDNLVQERLSGNFHKQVNAQLLAEQGMHESYNQLKTQLQRAPNQGLQTLYEQLPAEADGSLEGSSYALENGQIAGADLSLDSRGNHLEGEAKLNAQFTLQGSHGNTIFNDAIVSCESLNLTGSSSIDGYDSRKGAYGDSISNGQGGSELNQHGKGNVTTIEPNANITLTGNAPIYGDVSATGSVTLTGSSDIHGSIQANNDVTLGTGTIGGNVAAGNNFNLANSGTVEGSVKANNNAATAPKAQVNGTLQYGGDGNFHQDSQIGNLVNARPNVPPVPTKSCDPLDIGAVMGGFKMPNNGARRIDSNANVTITPSGSSKTELGWKGDYFPSLTPTSENIFGSDTPVFNLDSLVMSADGVLNISGGDVTLIVNGDFKMSGSNQLNIAPGSSLTLFVGGEVAFTAGTNNGNNIKGQTLTDSNKPPLSIFSGSDKDVTVSGNVPIYAALYAPKSKVNLPGGPEIFGSVRGKSITATGNGKIHYDNALGAADLGEGNANPAVILLKQWQYL is encoded by the coding sequence ATGGACAATCTAAGACCAGCTCTAGGCAATAAGGAACATGGCGCGGTACTGCTTATCGTCTTAGTCTTCAGTCTGTTAGCGAGTTTGCTGGTGGTCACGTCCCTCAGGGATAACCTAGTACAAGAGCGACTGAGTGGTAACTTTCACAAGCAGGTCAATGCGCAGCTACTCGCCGAACAGGGAATGCACGAGAGTTACAACCAACTCAAGACTCAGCTGCAGCGTGCGCCCAATCAAGGCCTGCAAACCCTTTATGAGCAACTCCCCGCCGAAGCCGATGGCAGCCTCGAAGGCAGCAGTTATGCCCTCGAAAACGGTCAAATCGCCGGGGCCGATCTTAGCCTCGACAGTCGTGGCAATCATTTAGAGGGTGAGGCCAAACTCAACGCCCAGTTCACACTGCAGGGCAGTCACGGAAATACGATTTTCAATGATGCGATTGTGTCCTGCGAAAGCTTAAACCTTACCGGTAGCAGTAGCATCGATGGCTACGATTCCCGCAAAGGCGCCTATGGCGATAGCATCAGTAATGGCCAAGGAGGCAGTGAGCTTAATCAGCATGGCAAAGGCAATGTCACGACCATTGAGCCCAATGCCAATATTACGCTCACGGGCAACGCGCCAATTTACGGCGATGTCAGCGCCACGGGCAGCGTCACCCTCACCGGTTCGTCGGATATCCACGGCAGCATTCAAGCCAATAATGATGTCACCCTGGGCACTGGGACCATAGGCGGGAATGTCGCGGCGGGCAATAACTTTAACTTGGCCAACAGCGGCACGGTGGAAGGTTCGGTCAAAGCCAATAATAATGCCGCCACGGCGCCCAAAGCCCAGGTAAATGGCACATTGCAATATGGTGGCGACGGCAACTTTCATCAAGACAGCCAAATTGGCAACCTAGTCAACGCGCGCCCTAATGTGCCACCCGTGCCGACAAAATCCTGCGACCCATTGGATATTGGCGCTGTGATGGGCGGCTTTAAGATGCCAAATAACGGCGCGCGCAGGATTGATTCAAACGCCAATGTCACTATCACGCCATCGGGGTCGAGTAAGACCGAACTCGGCTGGAAAGGTGATTATTTCCCGAGCCTTACCCCCACGTCAGAAAACATCTTCGGTAGTGACACCCCAGTATTTAACCTCGACAGCTTAGTCATGAGTGCCGATGGGGTGCTCAATATCAGTGGCGGCGATGTCACCCTGATAGTCAATGGTGACTTTAAGATGAGTGGTTCGAATCAGCTAAATATTGCCCCGGGCTCTAGCCTTACACTGTTTGTGGGCGGTGAAGTCGCCTTTACGGCGGGGACAAACAACGGTAACAACATTAAGGGACAAACCCTGACCGATAGCAACAAGCCGCCACTGTCTATTTTTTCTGGCTCGGATAAGGATGTCACCGTCAGCGGTAATGTGCCAATTTATGCCGCGCTCTACGCCCCCAAATCTAAGGTTAATCTCCCCGGCGGCCCAGAGATTTTCGGCTCGGTGAGGGGCAAATCCATCACAGCGACCGGAAATGGAAAAATCCATTATGACAATGCCTTAGGCGCTGCCGACTTAGGCGAAGGTAATGCTAATCCCGCAGTCATCCTGCTCAAGCAATGGCAATATTTATAG
- a CDS encoding chaperone NapD: protein MSQEYHVTSLVVHAAPYALQQVEADIAALKGCDIHAISPEGKFVITLEGNSQKAILDNVEAINALSGVLSASLIYHQVEPLEQESEETL from the coding sequence ATGAGTCAGGAATACCATGTCACCAGTCTTGTGGTACATGCCGCCCCTTATGCCTTACAACAGGTTGAGGCCGATATTGCCGCATTAAAGGGCTGCGATATCCACGCCATTTCCCCCGAGGGCAAGTTCGTTATTACCCTCGAAGGCAATAGCCAAAAAGCCATTCTCGACAATGTTGAAGCCATCAATGCCCTGTCCGGCGTGTTATCCGCCAGTTTGATTTACCACCAAGTAGAACCCTTAGAACAAGAGAGTGAGGAAACACTATGA
- the napA gene encoding nitrate reductase catalytic subunit NapA has product MSISRREFLKANAAVAAATAVGVTLPVKMVEAAESDSIKWDKAPCRFCGVGCSVLVGTKAGKVVATKGDPESPVNRGLNCIKGYFLSKIMYGKDRLTTPLLRMKDGKYHKEGEFTPVSWDVAFDTMAAKWKHSIATKGPTSVGMFGSGQWTIWEGYAASKLHKAGFLTNNIDPNARHCMASAVGGFMRTFGIDEPMGCYDDLEAADQFVLWGANMAEMHPILWARLSDRRLSHKDCRVHVLSTFENRSFDLADNPMVFRPQSDLVILNFIANYIIQHKAVNTDFVTKHTKFALGVDDIGYGLRPDHPLEKKAKNPGNGKSSPISFEEYAKFVSTYTLEYAAKMSGVEPEKLETLAKAYADPKVKVMSLWTMGINQHVRGVWANNMLYNIHLLTGKIATPGNSPFSLTGQPSACGTAREVGTFAHRLPADMEVANDKHRAITEKVWQVPEGTIPPKPGFHAVLQSRMLKDGKLNCYWTMCTNNMQAGPNINDEIYPGFRNPENFIVVSDPYPTVTAMAADLILPTAMWVEKEGAYGNAERRTHMWHQQVKAPEGAKSDLWQLVEFSKRFKVSEVWPAELIAKQPEYADKTLYEVLFANGVINKFPTTDCKGDLNDESAHFGFYLQKGIFEEYAAFGRGHGHDLADFDRYHETRGLRWPVVEGKETLRRFVEGSDPYVKAGEGYKFYGKPDGKAVIFALPYEPAAEEPNEEYDLWMSTGRVLEHWHTGSMTARVPELYRAYPDAQIFMHPEDAKARGLQRGDEVLVASPRGEVKTRVETKGRNKPPRGVVFMPFFDARQLVNKLILDATDPLSKETDFKKCPVKVMKA; this is encoded by the coding sequence ATGAGCATTAGCCGCCGCGAGTTTCTCAAGGCTAACGCAGCGGTTGCCGCTGCCACGGCCGTTGGCGTCACGCTTCCCGTGAAAATGGTCGAAGCCGCCGAGTCAGATAGCATTAAGTGGGATAAAGCCCCCTGCCGTTTTTGCGGTGTGGGTTGTAGCGTATTAGTCGGAACCAAAGCGGGTAAAGTCGTCGCCACTAAGGGCGATCCTGAAAGCCCAGTAAACCGTGGTTTGAACTGTATTAAGGGCTACTTCCTGTCGAAAATCATGTACGGCAAGGACAGATTAACCACGCCATTACTACGCATGAAAGACGGCAAATACCACAAAGAAGGCGAGTTTACCCCAGTAAGCTGGGATGTCGCCTTCGATACTATGGCCGCTAAGTGGAAACACAGCATCGCCACTAAGGGCCCTACCTCTGTCGGTATGTTCGGCTCGGGCCAATGGACCATCTGGGAAGGTTATGCCGCCTCTAAATTACATAAGGCCGGATTCTTAACCAATAATATCGACCCTAACGCCCGCCACTGTATGGCATCGGCCGTAGGTGGCTTTATGCGTACCTTCGGTATCGACGAGCCGATGGGCTGTTACGATGACTTAGAAGCTGCCGACCAATTTGTGCTCTGGGGCGCCAACATGGCCGAGATGCACCCGATCCTCTGGGCTCGCTTATCCGACCGCCGTTTAAGTCACAAAGACTGCCGCGTACACGTGCTATCCACCTTCGAGAACCGCAGCTTCGACTTAGCGGACAACCCTATGGTGTTCCGTCCACAGTCAGACTTAGTGATCCTCAACTTTATCGCTAACTACATCATTCAACACAAAGCCGTGAATACCGACTTTGTGACTAAACATACTAAGTTTGCCCTCGGTGTAGATGATATCGGTTATGGTCTGCGTCCAGATCATCCGTTAGAGAAGAAAGCCAAAAACCCAGGCAATGGTAAGTCTAGCCCTATCAGCTTCGAAGAATACGCTAAGTTCGTCAGCACTTACACGCTGGAATATGCGGCGAAAATGAGTGGTGTAGAGCCTGAAAAATTAGAAACCTTAGCTAAGGCCTATGCCGATCCTAAGGTCAAAGTCATGAGTCTGTGGACCATGGGGATCAACCAACACGTTCGTGGCGTGTGGGCAAACAACATGCTCTACAACATCCACTTACTCACTGGTAAAATCGCCACTCCAGGCAACAGCCCATTCTCATTAACGGGTCAACCTTCGGCCTGTGGTACTGCCCGTGAAGTCGGTACCTTCGCCCACCGCTTACCTGCGGATATGGAAGTGGCCAACGATAAACACCGCGCCATCACAGAAAAAGTATGGCAGGTACCTGAAGGCACCATTCCGCCAAAACCTGGCTTCCATGCCGTGCTGCAAAGCCGTATGCTCAAAGACGGCAAGCTCAACTGCTATTGGACCATGTGTACCAACAATATGCAGGCGGGCCCGAATATCAACGATGAAATTTACCCCGGTTTCCGTAACCCAGAAAACTTTATCGTGGTATCCGATCCATACCCAACCGTCACCGCCATGGCTGCCGACCTTATTCTGCCCACGGCCATGTGGGTAGAGAAAGAAGGTGCCTACGGTAACGCCGAGCGCCGTACCCATATGTGGCATCAACAGGTCAAAGCGCCTGAAGGGGCTAAGTCGGATCTATGGCAATTAGTCGAGTTCTCAAAACGCTTCAAAGTGTCTGAAGTATGGCCTGCTGAGCTTATCGCTAAACAACCAGAATATGCTGACAAAACGCTTTATGAAGTGCTGTTTGCCAACGGTGTCATCAACAAGTTCCCAACCACAGATTGTAAGGGCGACTTAAACGATGAAAGCGCGCACTTTGGTTTCTATCTACAAAAAGGCATTTTCGAAGAATACGCCGCCTTCGGTCGCGGCCATGGCCATGACTTAGCCGATTTTGACCGTTATCACGAAACCCGCGGCCTACGCTGGCCAGTGGTCGAAGGTAAAGAAACCCTGCGCCGCTTCGTTGAAGGTAGCGATCCTTATGTGAAGGCAGGTGAAGGCTACAAGTTCTACGGTAAACCCGATGGCAAAGCGGTGATTTTCGCCCTGCCCTACGAGCCTGCGGCAGAAGAGCCAAATGAAGAATACGATCTGTGGATGTCTACCGGCCGTGTACTCGAACACTGGCATACAGGTTCGATGACCGCCCGTGTACCTGAGCTGTACCGCGCTTACCCCGATGCACAAATCTTTATGCATCCTGAAGACGCTAAGGCCCGAGGTCTGCAACGTGGTGATGAAGTGCTAGTTGCTTCTCCCCGTGGTGAGGTCAAAACCCGTGTCGAAACCAAAGGCCGTAACAAACCGCCACGCGGCGTGGTGTTTATGCCCTTCTTCGATGCGCGTCAGTTAGTTAACAAGTTGATTCTGGATGCGACCGATCCACTGTCAAAAGAAACTGACTTTAAGAAGTGTCCCGTAAAAGTGATGAAGGCCTAA
- the napG gene encoding ferredoxin-type protein NapG, whose protein sequence is MSQQVKSPFTVKQVNRRQFLATTAKAGCVMGLVGLGLTATAKSQGQLAPQACRPPGALEESDFLSACVRCGLCVEACPYDTLSLARWFDGAATGTPFFTARRIPCEMCEDIPCIKACPSGALDPQLEQISDAKMGVAVLIDEKNCLNFKGLRCDVCYRVCPLIDNAITLERQRNQHSDHHAMFLPTVNSDSCTGCGKCEHACVLDTAAIKVLPTALALGKAAAHDTYINTEETTLEMLNKGLTL, encoded by the coding sequence GTGAGTCAGCAAGTGAAGAGTCCATTCACAGTCAAGCAAGTCAACCGTCGCCAGTTTTTGGCCACGACGGCTAAGGCTGGCTGCGTGATGGGGCTCGTGGGATTAGGCTTGACGGCCACGGCAAAAAGCCAAGGCCAACTCGCCCCCCAAGCTTGCAGACCGCCGGGAGCCCTTGAAGAAAGTGATTTTCTCTCCGCCTGTGTGCGTTGCGGTTTGTGTGTCGAGGCTTGCCCCTACGACACCCTATCACTGGCACGCTGGTTTGATGGCGCCGCCACTGGCACGCCATTCTTTACCGCAAGACGCATTCCCTGCGAAATGTGTGAGGACATTCCCTGCATCAAAGCCTGCCCATCGGGCGCGCTTGATCCTCAACTTGAGCAAATTAGCGATGCTAAGATGGGGGTTGCGGTACTGATAGATGAGAAAAATTGCCTGAACTTTAAGGGATTACGTTGTGACGTCTGTTATCGGGTTTGTCCGTTAATCGACAACGCCATCACCTTAGAACGCCAACGCAATCAACATAGCGATCACCACGCCATGTTTTTACCCACAGTCAACAGCGATTCCTGCACGGGTTGCGGTAAATGCGAGCATGCCTGTGTGCTCGACACGGCCGCGATTAAGGTGTTACCGACCGCTCTGGCGCTCGGTAAAGCGGCGGCGCATGACACTTATATCAACACCGAGGAAACCACCTTAGAGATGTTGAATAAGGGGCTGACGTTATGA
- the napH gene encoding quinol dehydrogenase ferredoxin subunit NapH, whose protein sequence is MSNKSMNNQTVNSKAKAHMQGEHAAAIAELGWFGAHKYLLLRRAVQLGLLGLFALGPLLGVWLFKGNLSASLLLDTIPFADPLVSLQMLASGHIPELSLLIGAALVILFYALAGGRVFCSWVCPVNLVTDAASWLRRKLNLPRTSELPRNLRYYLLALVLLLPLLTGNLIWEWVNPVPLVYRAVLFGSLSGLWILAAIFLLDLFIAERAWCGHLCPTGALFGLIGKWSPIKIVASKASACDNCMDCFSVCPERQVLKPALKGQNPVITSPDCTQCGRCIDVCAQRVFRYQTRFTATQAQLSPGDSTDCQSPSTTSPIRQHIAPKAENDQ, encoded by the coding sequence ATGAGTAACAAGTCTATGAATAACCAGACGGTGAACTCAAAAGCTAAGGCTCACATGCAAGGCGAACATGCCGCAGCCATTGCTGAACTCGGATGGTTTGGCGCACACAAATATTTGCTGCTACGCCGCGCAGTGCAATTAGGCTTATTAGGCCTATTTGCACTGGGGCCACTTCTGGGAGTTTGGCTATTTAAGGGAAATTTATCGGCCAGTTTACTGCTCGATACCATTCCCTTTGCCGATCCACTGGTGAGCTTACAAATGCTGGCAAGCGGGCATATTCCCGAGCTTAGTCTATTGATAGGCGCAGCTTTGGTCATACTGTTTTATGCCCTCGCCGGTGGCCGGGTGTTTTGCAGTTGGGTGTGTCCAGTCAATCTGGTTACCGATGCCGCAAGCTGGCTCAGACGTAAATTGAATCTTCCTCGCACCAGCGAGTTACCGCGCAATTTACGTTATTACCTGCTGGCACTCGTGCTGTTATTGCCACTGCTCACGGGCAACTTGATTTGGGAATGGGTTAACCCAGTCCCCTTAGTCTATCGCGCCGTGTTATTTGGCAGTCTCAGTGGTTTATGGATCTTAGCGGCGATATTTCTGCTGGATCTGTTTATCGCCGAGCGCGCTTGGTGTGGTCACCTGTGTCCAACAGGCGCCCTGTTTGGCTTAATCGGCAAATGGAGCCCCATCAAAATCGTCGCCAGCAAAGCCAGTGCCTGTGATAACTGCATGGACTGTTTTAGCGTTTGCCCAGAGCGCCAGGTATTAAAGCCGGCGTTAAAAGGACAAAACCCGGTGATCACTAGCCCAGACTGCACCCAATGCGGCCGCTGTATCGATGTCTGCGCACAACGCGTATTTCGCTATCAAACACGCTTTACGGCCACTCAGGCTCAACTTAGTCCAGGCGATTCGACCGATTGTCAGTCGCCATCAACCACTTCACCAATTCGTCAACACATTGCCCCCAAGGCGGAGAATGACCAATGA
- the napB gene encoding nitrate reductase cytochrome c-type subunit NapB → MKKILTLAAIVLAIGGCSGQQADTQATPVNIKSLAGDSAVTDIRPADAMPVYPSRGKALERSFTDQPPLIPHKDDYKITMDKNGCLTCHSWDKAPRMKATPVAKSHVIDDRGTLNGHNYFCTQCHVAQAENKAPLVENKFSNQ, encoded by the coding sequence ATGAAAAAAATACTCACCTTAGCTGCGATTGTATTAGCCATCGGCGGCTGCTCAGGCCAACAAGCAGACACGCAAGCCACACCCGTAAACATTAAATCCCTCGCCGGCGATAGCGCGGTAACGGATATTCGCCCCGCCGATGCCATGCCCGTCTACCCAAGTCGGGGCAAGGCGTTAGAGCGCAGCTTTACCGATCAACCGCCACTCATTCCCCATAAGGATGATTACAAAATCACTATGGATAAGAATGGCTGTTTAACCTGCCACAGCTGGGATAAAGCCCCACGGATGAAGGCTACGCCAGTGGCAAAATCCCACGTTATCGACGATAGGGGCACGCTCAATGGCCATAACTATTTCTGCACCCAGTGCCATGTTGCACAGGCAGAAAACAAAGCGCCTTTAGTCGAGAACAAGTTCTCAAATCAATAA
- a CDS encoding LysR family transcriptional regulator, translating to MNIPIKTLQCFLILVETENFTRAAEKCFITQPTLSKIIQRLEESLGETLLIRNNQKVELTQAGQLFEHSAREILGQWHRLQEDMSNLSGLKTGRLRLGVCPMMSSLIIGLLTSYRKRYPGVELQMYEYGGFGCEQALLNNSLDIAFTALPTTHETELVNQPLTKYPLLACLPDGHPLTAKSHLSWQDFEPYPFILYNEDFSLAKLINRLSRKAGVQLNIAFRSGQWDFLAAMVEADMGLAILPEPICQKLSTSKLVFRPMQPAMTWDLALIWRQNLPLTPAANALLELSKQKALR from the coding sequence ATGAATATTCCAATCAAGACCTTGCAATGTTTTCTGATCCTCGTCGAAACGGAAAACTTCACTCGAGCCGCGGAAAAATGCTTTATCACCCAGCCGACGCTCAGCAAGATCATCCAAAGGCTCGAAGAGAGCTTAGGAGAGACGCTGCTGATACGTAACAATCAAAAGGTTGAGCTGACCCAAGCGGGACAACTGTTTGAGCACAGCGCGCGGGAAATTCTCGGGCAATGGCATAGATTGCAGGAGGACATGAGCAACTTAAGCGGACTAAAGACGGGACGATTAAGATTAGGCGTCTGCCCTATGATGAGCAGTTTAATTATCGGGCTGCTTACCAGTTACCGGAAACGCTATCCCGGCGTTGAACTACAAATGTATGAATACGGCGGGTTTGGTTGTGAACAAGCGCTGCTGAATAACAGCTTAGACATCGCCTTTACTGCGCTGCCAACCACCCATGAGACCGAGCTGGTTAACCAACCTTTGACCAAATATCCCCTACTCGCTTGTTTGCCCGATGGGCATCCACTTACCGCTAAATCACACCTCAGCTGGCAGGATTTTGAGCCCTATCCCTTTATTCTCTACAACGAAGATTTTTCCTTGGCTAAGCTAATCAATCGCCTGAGTCGTAAGGCGGGAGTGCAACTCAATATCGCGTTTCGAAGTGGTCAATGGGACTTTCTCGCCGCCATGGTCGAGGCCGATATGGGACTGGCCATTTTACCCGAACCTATTTGCCAAAAACTCAGTACCAGCAAGTTAGTGTTTAGACCTATGCAACCGGCGATGACCTGGGATTTAGCCCTTATCTGGCGACAAAATCTGCCTTTAACTCCTGCGGCCAATGCGTTACTGGAATTGAGTAAACAGAAAGCACTGCGTTAA
- the fusA gene encoding elongation factor G, translated as MTELSKYRNIGIFAHVDAGKTTTTERILKLTGRIHKAGETHDGESTTDFMVQEAERGITIQSAAVSCFWKDHRFNVIDTPGHVDFTVEVYRSLKVLDGGIAVFCGSGGVEPQSETNWRYANESEVARIIFVNKLDRMGADFLRVVKQTKDVLAATPLVMVLPIGIEDEFKGVVDLLTRQAYVWDETGLPENYSIQEIPADMVDLVEEYREQLIETAVEQDDDLLEAYMEGEEPSIEDLKRCIRKGTRTMAFFPTFCGSAFKNKGMQLVLDAVVDYLPAPNEVDPQPLTDEEGNETGEYAIVSADESLKALAFKIMDDRFGALTFVRIYSGRLKKGDTILNSATGKTERIGRMCEMLANDRIEIEAAEAGDIIAIVGMKNVQTGHTLCDVKHPCTLEAMVFPEPVISIAVAPKDKGGSEKMAIAIGKMIAEDPSFRVETDEDSGETILKGMGELHLDIKVDILKRTYGVELIVGEPQVAYRETITQMVEDQYTHKKQSGGSGQFGKIEYIIRPGEPNSGFVFKSSVVGGNVPKEYWPAVEKGFASMMNTGTIAGFPVLDVEFELTDGAYHAVDSSAIAFEIAAKAAFRQSIAKAKPQLLEPIMKVDVFSPEDNVGDVIGDLNRRRGMIKDQVAGVTGVRVKADVPLSEMFGYIGTLRTMTSGRGQFSMEFSHYSPCPNSVADKVVEQVKERKAAEAKK; from the coding sequence ATGACCGAATTATCCAAATACAGAAACATTGGTATCTTCGCTCACGTTGACGCGGGTAAAACCACGACCACCGAGCGTATTCTTAAGCTAACTGGTAGAATTCACAAAGCTGGTGAAACCCACGACGGTGAATCTACAACAGATTTCATGGTTCAGGAAGCTGAGCGCGGTATTACTATTCAATCAGCAGCAGTAAGCTGTTTCTGGAAAGATCACCGTTTCAACGTTATTGATACCCCTGGGCACGTTGACTTCACAGTTGAAGTTTACCGTTCTCTGAAGGTTCTTGACGGCGGTATCGCTGTATTCTGTGGTTCTGGTGGTGTTGAGCCGCAATCAGAAACTAACTGGCGCTATGCTAACGAATCTGAAGTTGCTCGTATCATCTTCGTAAACAAGTTAGACCGTATGGGTGCTGACTTTTTACGCGTTGTGAAGCAGACTAAAGACGTTTTAGCTGCTACACCATTGGTTATGGTTCTGCCAATCGGTATTGAAGATGAGTTTAAAGGTGTTGTTGACCTGTTAACTCGCCAAGCTTACGTGTGGGATGAAACTGGTTTACCAGAAAACTACTCTATCCAAGAGATCCCTGCTGACATGGTTGACTTAGTTGAAGAATACCGTGAACAGCTAATCGAAACGGCTGTTGAGCAAGATGACGATCTGCTGGAAGCTTACATGGAAGGCGAAGAGCCATCTATTGAAGACCTGAAGCGTTGTATCCGTAAGGGTACTCGTACTATGGCATTCTTCCCAACATTCTGTGGTTCAGCGTTTAAGAACAAAGGTATGCAACTGGTTTTAGACGCGGTTGTTGACTACCTGCCAGCACCAAACGAAGTTGATCCACAACCTTTAACTGACGAAGAAGGCAACGAAACTGGCGAATACGCAATCGTTTCTGCTGACGAGTCTTTAAAAGCATTAGCGTTCAAGATCATGGACGACCGTTTCGGCGCCCTGACCTTCGTACGTATTTACTCTGGTCGTCTGAAGAAAGGTGACACCATTCTTAACAGTGCAACTGGTAAGACTGAGCGTATCGGCCGTATGTGCGAAATGCTTGCAAACGATCGTATCGAAATTGAAGCAGCTGAAGCTGGTGACATTATCGCTATCGTGGGTATGAAGAACGTACAAACTGGTCACACTCTGTGTGATGTTAAGCACCCATGTACTCTGGAAGCCATGGTGTTCCCAGAGCCAGTTATCTCTATCGCAGTAGCGCCAAAAGATAAAGGCGGCAGCGAGAAGATGGCTATCGCTATCGGTAAGATGATCGCTGAAGATCCATCATTCCGCGTAGAAACTGACGAAGATTCAGGTGAAACCATCCTTAAAGGTATGGGTGAACTGCACTTAGACATTAAAGTGGACATCCTGAAGCGTACTTACGGTGTTGAGCTGATCGTGGGTGAACCACAAGTAGCATACCGTGAAACCATTACTCAAATGGTTGAAGACCAATACACCCACAAGAAACAATCTGGTGGTTCTGGTCAATTCGGTAAGATCGAATACATCATCCGCCCAGGTGAGCCAAACTCTGGCTTCGTGTTCAAGTCTTCAGTTGTTGGTGGTAACGTTCCTAAGGAATACTGGCCAGCAGTTGAGAAAGGCTTCGCGAGCATGATGAACACTGGTACTATCGCTGGCTTCCCAGTGTTAGACGTTGAGTTCGAACTGACTGACGGTGCTTACCACGCAGTTGACTCTTCAGCAATCGCGTTCGAAATCGCTGCTAAAGCGGCATTCCGTCAGTCTATTGCTAAAGCTAAACCACAACTGCTTGAGCCAATCATGAAAGTTGACGTGTTCAGCCCAGAAGACAACGTGGGTGACGTAATCGGTGACTTAAACCGTCGTCGAGGCATGATCAAAGACCAAGTTGCTGGTGTAACTGGTGTTCGCGTTAAGGCTGACGTTCCGTTATCAGAAATGTTCGGTTACATCGGTACTCTGCGTACAATGACTTCTGGCCGTGGTCAGTTCTCTATGGAGTTCTCACACTACAGCCCATGTCCAAACAGCGTTGCGGACAAAGTTGTTGAGCAAGTTAAAGAGCGTAAAGCTGCTGAAGCTAAGAAGTAA